Proteins co-encoded in one Natronorubrum daqingense genomic window:
- a CDS encoding type II toxin-antitoxin system HicB family antitoxin, whose protein sequence is MSLAYSMRNDRTEVVEFYSESDGTVTVMDIETGLIRGGTT, encoded by the coding sequence ATGTCTCTGGCGTATTCAATGCGGAACGACCGCACCGAGGTGGTCGAATTCTATTCCGAGAGTGATGGGACTGTCACCGTGATGGATATCGAAACCGGCCTCATTCGCGGTGGCACCACCTGA
- a CDS encoding phosphoribosyltransferase, producing MSELPDDFDCSITTWDYIYSLCRDVSDDVRDDEFEPDVVVALARGGWFAGRCLCDFLGLDDLTSLKMEHYVGTAEKRDEPSVRYPMPEGSVEGKDVLIIDDIADTGGSIERAYEYVTERNAGDVRTATLQLLGTSEFEPDYVGEHLEEWSWIVYPWNFIEDMIDLITSVMDRADQESFTQAEIRHYLAEFHGVDRIEMEIAQPDRIPEVLNEMERRDILESAGPGEWALAGE from the coding sequence ATGTCCGAACTACCGGACGACTTCGACTGTTCGATCACGACGTGGGACTACATTTACAGCCTCTGTCGCGACGTCAGCGACGACGTGCGCGACGACGAATTCGAACCGGACGTCGTCGTCGCGCTCGCCCGCGGTGGGTGGTTCGCCGGTCGGTGTCTCTGTGATTTCCTCGGACTCGACGACCTGACGAGTTTGAAGATGGAACACTACGTCGGCACCGCCGAGAAACGCGACGAACCGTCCGTGCGCTATCCGATGCCGGAGGGAAGCGTCGAGGGCAAAGACGTCCTCATTATCGACGATATCGCCGACACCGGCGGCTCTATCGAGCGCGCTTACGAGTACGTCACCGAGCGCAACGCCGGCGACGTGCGAACTGCCACCCTCCAACTGCTCGGAACCAGCGAATTCGAACCCGACTACGTCGGCGAGCACTTAGAGGAGTGGAGTTGGATCGTCTACCCCTGGAACTTCATCGAGGACATGATCGATCTCATCACGAGCGTGATGGATCGGGCCGACCAGGAGTCGTTCACCCAGGCGGAGATCCGACACTACCTCGCCGAATTCCACGGCGTCGACCGAATCGAGATGGAAATCGCCCAACCGGATCGGATTCCAGAGGTGCTCAACGAGATGGAGCGACGCGACATCCTCGAGTCGGCCGGGCCGGGCGAGTGGGCGCTCGCCGGCGAGTAA
- a CDS encoding segregation and condensation protein A codes for MTDDDIPLDIAGHEDRERPSAAGDEEEAVFEFSEDTATDLESGQGSHASDPADTDGEVEGVGDDDDEDVEPVELLVQLAKDGEIDPWDIDIVAVTDKFLEAIDEVDLRTSGRALFYASVLLRMKSDELFAVDEPDEEELPPWEAPFADDGGMAGGEDDGTDHPPGFDPVENLEAEMERRLERKQVRGKPETLDELVRELRSAERGSWWKESRTYDTSDSPRGYDRGVQELSYHSGDDFRVDDEPTSDDVTHTTHEEDIETVIDDVEAELESQYDHGREEVLYAEIDQIGGTRVMTYLALLFLAHRGRVRLEQDELFGDLWVQDATLEAEPSEAVAD; via the coding sequence GTGACTGACGACGACATCCCGCTCGATATCGCGGGTCACGAGGACCGCGAACGTCCGTCTGCAGCCGGCGACGAGGAGGAGGCCGTCTTCGAGTTTTCGGAGGACACCGCCACCGACCTCGAGTCGGGTCAGGGTAGCCACGCAAGCGATCCGGCCGACACCGACGGCGAGGTCGAAGGTGTGGGCGACGATGACGATGAGGACGTCGAACCGGTCGAATTGCTCGTCCAACTCGCCAAAGACGGCGAGATCGACCCCTGGGACATCGACATCGTCGCGGTGACGGACAAGTTTCTCGAGGCCATCGACGAGGTCGACCTGCGGACCTCCGGCCGGGCGCTGTTCTACGCGAGTGTCCTCTTGCGGATGAAAAGCGACGAACTGTTCGCCGTCGACGAACCCGACGAGGAGGAACTCCCGCCGTGGGAAGCCCCCTTCGCAGACGACGGCGGGATGGCCGGGGGAGAAGACGACGGCACCGACCATCCGCCGGGGTTCGATCCCGTCGAGAACCTCGAGGCGGAGATGGAGCGACGTCTCGAGCGAAAGCAGGTCCGAGGTAAGCCCGAGACGCTCGACGAACTGGTCAGAGAGCTTCGCAGCGCCGAACGCGGCTCGTGGTGGAAAGAATCGCGAACGTACGACACGAGCGACTCGCCGCGTGGCTACGACCGAGGCGTCCAGGAACTGAGTTACCACTCGGGGGACGACTTCCGAGTCGACGACGAACCGACGAGCGACGACGTCACGCACACGACTCACGAGGAGGACATCGAAACCGTCATCGACGACGTCGAAGCCGAACTCGAGTCGCAGTACGATCACGGCCGGGAAGAGGTGTTGTACGCCGAAATCGATCAGATCGGCGGTACGCGCGTCATGACCTATCTGGCGTTGCTCTTTCTCGCCCACCGCGGGCGCGTCCGCCTCGAGCAGGACGAACTGTTCGGCGACCTGTGGGTACAGGACGCGACGCTCGAGGCGGAGCCGAGTGAAGCCGTCGCAGACTGA
- a CDS encoding MATE family efflux transporter, producing the protein MSAGDPGGEHDLTDGSLVGPMFKLAWPLVVIQLLQVAYNVGDTFWLGALSPDAVGAVSLAFPLLFLVIAVGAGFTTAGAILIAQHTGAESGKGGLIAGQTISFISLVAIVLGAIGYVATEPMLEVLPADSDTEAAILPLAADYLQIFFLGVPFVFGFFVFAALMRGYGNTRAPMRVMAISVVINLVIDPLLIFGVGPLPRLEIAGAAVATVVSRGIATLIGFYLLYYTDVGPDIEFGHLRPRLEYVSEITRLGVPTAIEQSMTAMALVAMTAIVVTFPPAVVAAYGLGNRLISLAFLPALGMGQATDSIVGQNLGAGRGDRAERATWIGAGVIGGIMAVAGAIAFLFPEPFVSVFLTAEEAGRAETLEYGVTYLRYAAFGFVFMGVMQVILGAFRGAGNTKTALVFSVLGLWIVRVPVTYVLIFVADWGTTGIWLGVVIGDIVGALAAVAWFSRGTWKASLLEEGGETQVDSSGESADGSESESVTD; encoded by the coding sequence ATGTCTGCAGGCGATCCGGGAGGTGAGCACGACCTGACGGACGGATCGCTCGTGGGGCCGATGTTCAAACTCGCGTGGCCCCTCGTCGTGATTCAGTTACTCCAGGTCGCCTACAACGTCGGTGACACCTTCTGGCTCGGCGCGCTCTCACCCGACGCCGTCGGTGCGGTGAGCCTCGCCTTTCCGCTGCTCTTTCTGGTGATCGCGGTTGGTGCCGGATTCACGACGGCAGGTGCAATCTTGATCGCCCAACACACGGGCGCAGAGAGCGGGAAGGGAGGCCTGATCGCCGGGCAAACGATTTCGTTCATCTCGCTCGTCGCGATCGTCCTCGGCGCGATCGGCTACGTCGCGACGGAGCCGATGCTCGAGGTCCTCCCCGCCGATAGCGACACGGAGGCGGCCATCCTCCCGCTGGCGGCCGACTACCTGCAAATATTCTTCCTCGGCGTGCCCTTCGTCTTCGGCTTCTTCGTCTTCGCGGCGCTCATGCGCGGGTACGGCAACACCCGCGCCCCGATGCGCGTGATGGCGATCAGCGTCGTGATCAACCTCGTCATCGACCCCTTGCTCATCTTCGGCGTCGGTCCGCTCCCCCGCCTCGAGATCGCCGGGGCCGCCGTCGCGACCGTGGTTTCGAGAGGGATCGCGACCCTCATCGGCTTCTACTTGCTGTACTACACCGACGTGGGGCCCGACATCGAATTCGGGCACCTTCGCCCGCGACTCGAGTACGTCTCCGAAATTACCCGACTCGGCGTTCCGACGGCGATCGAGCAGTCGATGACGGCGATGGCGCTGGTCGCGATGACGGCGATCGTCGTCACCTTCCCACCCGCAGTCGTCGCGGCCTACGGACTCGGCAACCGACTGATCTCGCTCGCGTTCTTGCCAGCACTCGGGATGGGACAGGCGACGGACTCGATCGTCGGCCAGAATCTGGGTGCAGGAAGGGGTGACCGTGCGGAGCGGGCAACGTGGATCGGCGCGGGCGTGATCGGCGGGATCATGGCCGTCGCCGGCGCGATCGCCTTCCTCTTCCCGGAGCCGTTCGTCTCGGTGTTCCTGACGGCCGAGGAGGCGGGACGAGCCGAGACGCTCGAGTACGGTGTCACGTACCTGCGTTACGCCGCGTTCGGTTTCGTCTTCATGGGCGTCATGCAGGTGATTCTGGGGGCGTTCCGAGGTGCTGGCAACACGAAGACGGCGCTCGTTTTCTCGGTGCTCGGCCTCTGGATCGTCCGCGTTCCGGTCACCTACGTGTTGATCTTCGTCGCCGACTGGGGGACAACGGGGATTTGGCTCGGCGTCGTCATCGGCGACATCGTCGGCGCGCTCGCGGCCGTCGCGTGGTTCTCCCGGGGTACGTGGAAAGCGTCCTTGCTCGAGGAGGGAGGGGAGACCCAGGTCGACTCGAGTGGCGAATCAGCTGACGGAAGCGAATCCGAATCGGTCACGGACTAA
- a CDS encoding chymotrypsin family serine protease, whose protein sequence is MPSSQDYEYLLECKNVIGVDYDAEGDRVTVFVTQKESDECLSDEDHVEKRIAAAGDDVSLDVVDAGYDEERAGFDALSTLEPVPEAASGRTDRHRPIPAGVSEINENSTAGTGGPYPARVTDVGAGDAVWDGDVDSGDIVRLSNNHTYARSNAADLGEVILQPSPEDGGDADDAVGELVGYVPIEEGVRVDVAARSVDPEQESTAYYELEESWPTAVRREGYGDLQGETVTKTGRTTGVTSATIEATSASVRVDFGEDHGPVLLREQLVTGPMSEGGDSGSPVFLEDGTLVGLLFGGSVEQTICNRIATVETELGVEILTAEPDGEDGRTGREDVPVQTTAFDHTVSVDLETPSVSLEAIRFEDRIRPGESVDVAITIDAAPGTYWLAIDDERTTVSVDVDENEESRANATGTVPVSLPDELEDRITFRIRGGPIGTLA, encoded by the coding sequence ATGCCTTCCTCACAGGATTACGAGTACCTCCTCGAGTGTAAGAACGTCATCGGCGTCGACTACGACGCAGAGGGCGATCGGGTAACCGTCTTCGTCACCCAAAAAGAGTCGGACGAGTGTCTCTCGGACGAAGATCACGTCGAAAAGCGTATCGCTGCTGCAGGTGACGACGTTTCTCTCGACGTCGTCGACGCGGGCTACGACGAAGAGCGAGCGGGGTTCGACGCGCTCTCGACACTCGAGCCGGTTCCCGAAGCTGCGTCCGGTCGGACGGACCGTCACCGACCGATTCCGGCGGGCGTCAGCGAGATCAACGAAAACTCGACGGCGGGAACGGGCGGCCCGTATCCGGCGCGCGTCACTGACGTCGGTGCTGGGGACGCAGTCTGGGACGGCGACGTCGACTCGGGCGATATCGTGCGGCTCTCGAACAATCACACGTACGCTCGGTCGAACGCCGCGGATCTCGGCGAGGTAATCTTGCAGCCGTCCCCGGAAGACGGCGGTGACGCAGACGACGCCGTCGGCGAACTCGTCGGCTACGTCCCGATCGAAGAGGGCGTTCGCGTTGACGTGGCCGCTCGCTCCGTCGACCCCGAACAGGAGTCTACGGCGTACTACGAACTCGAGGAGTCCTGGCCGACGGCCGTTCGACGCGAGGGCTACGGTGACCTGCAGGGCGAGACGGTTACGAAAACGGGGCGAACGACGGGCGTAACGAGCGCGACCATCGAGGCGACGAGCGCAAGCGTCCGGGTCGACTTCGGCGAGGACCACGGCCCGGTACTGCTCCGCGAACAGCTCGTCACCGGCCCGATGTCCGAGGGCGGCGACAGCGGGTCGCCGGTCTTCCTCGAGGACGGAACGCTCGTGGGGCTGCTCTTCGGCGGGTCTGTCGAGCAGACGATCTGTAACCGAATCGCGACCGTCGAAACTGAACTCGGCGTCGAGATTCTCACGGCCGAGCCAGACGGGGAAGACGGGCGGACCGGCCGTGAGGACGTTCCCGTCCAGACGACGGCGTTCGATCACACCGTCTCGGTCGACCTCGAGACGCCGTCGGTGTCGCTCGAGGCGATCCGGTTCGAGGACAGAATCCGGCCCGGCGAGTCGGTCGACGTTGCGATCACGATCGACGCAGCGCCCGGGACGTACTGGCTCGCTATCGACGACGAACGAACGACGGTTTCGGTCGACGTAGACGAGAACGAAGAATCGCGAGCCAACGCGACGGGGACCGTTCCCGTTTCGCTGCCCGACGAACTCGAGGACAGGATCACGTTCCGAATTCGGGGCGGTCCTATCGGGACGCTCGCGTGA
- a CDS encoding DUF7518 family protein, with the protein MSKNRVEKLESTVAELESTVDGLTDELIEAKERIRVLEAELDTETPTRVPDRRASEETTEAEETQEAAPDEVEQAAADADDDADATPDEAEDSGSDDIIVA; encoded by the coding sequence ATGTCGAAAAACCGCGTCGAGAAACTCGAATCCACGGTCGCAGAACTCGAGTCGACCGTCGATGGCCTGACGGACGAACTCATCGAAGCCAAAGAGCGCATTCGCGTGCTCGAGGCCGAACTCGATACCGAAACGCCGACCCGCGTTCCGGATCGTCGAGCCAGTGAAGAGACGACGGAAGCAGAAGAGACTCAGGAAGCAGCCCCTGACGAGGTCGAACAAGCGGCTGCGGACGCAGACGATGACGCGGACGCGACGCCCGACGAAGCGGAAGACTCAGGTAGCGACGACATTATTGTCGCATAA
- the glmM gene encoding phosphoglucosamine mutase, producing the protein MFGTSGIRGAVGEDVTADLALAVGRALASEGYERVVVGRDVRESGSILADALTAGIRECGGDVLEIGVAPTPTVARGVEWLDADAGVVITASHNPKTDNGIKLWSPTGQAFDAERREAITARVEADDYDLEAWDGLGTRRRHEGLLERHVETITETVTSTGDDALTDLEVVVDVGNGAGSVAADALIDLGCSVRTLNAQPDGRFPGRPSEPNEETLEDLQQLVGATDAAIGVALDGDGDRLVAVDERGRFVPKDLLLALFAREAAGEGERVAAPVDTSLAVDDALAAVGASVTRTAVGDVYVAERATEADVTFGGEPSGAWIWPAETLCPDGPLAACKLVAMAADSGSLAELVDDLETYPIRRTSIELEDKAAAMDRIETTVRDRDVEVDTLDGVRLEHEGGWTLIRPSGTESVVRITAEARDPERADELFAEARELVLEAAE; encoded by the coding sequence ATGTTCGGAACGAGCGGTATTCGGGGGGCGGTCGGGGAGGACGTCACGGCTGACCTTGCGCTCGCCGTCGGCCGTGCACTCGCGTCTGAGGGGTACGAACGCGTCGTCGTCGGGCGGGATGTCCGCGAAAGCGGGTCGATACTCGCCGACGCACTCACCGCCGGGATTCGCGAGTGTGGCGGCGACGTCCTCGAGATTGGCGTCGCCCCCACGCCGACCGTGGCCCGGGGCGTCGAGTGGCTCGACGCAGACGCTGGCGTCGTGATCACCGCCTCGCACAATCCCAAGACCGACAACGGAATTAAACTCTGGTCGCCGACGGGGCAGGCATTCGACGCCGAGCGCCGCGAGGCGATTACGGCCCGCGTCGAGGCAGACGACTACGATCTCGAGGCCTGGGACGGCCTCGGCACGAGGCGACGCCACGAGGGACTCCTCGAGCGCCACGTCGAGACGATTACGGAGACGGTCACGAGCACTGGGGACGACGCACTCACGGACCTCGAGGTCGTCGTCGACGTCGGAAACGGCGCGGGAAGCGTGGCTGCGGACGCGTTGATCGACCTCGGCTGTTCCGTCCGAACGCTCAACGCACAACCGGACGGGCGCTTTCCCGGGCGGCCGAGCGAACCGAACGAAGAAACGCTCGAGGACCTCCAGCAGTTGGTGGGCGCGACGGACGCTGCGATCGGTGTCGCCCTCGACGGCGACGGTGATCGACTGGTCGCCGTGGACGAGCGCGGGCGATTCGTCCCGAAAGACTTGCTCCTCGCCTTGTTCGCGCGCGAAGCCGCGGGGGAAGGCGAGCGGGTGGCCGCCCCCGTCGATACGAGCCTCGCCGTCGACGACGCGCTGGCGGCCGTCGGTGCGTCGGTGACCCGAACGGCCGTCGGCGACGTGTACGTCGCAGAACGCGCGACCGAAGCCGACGTCACCTTCGGGGGCGAACCGAGTGGCGCGTGGATCTGGCCGGCGGAAACGCTCTGTCCGGACGGCCCCCTCGCGGCCTGCAAACTCGTCGCGATGGCCGCCGACAGTGGATCGCTCGCGGAACTGGTCGACGACCTCGAGACGTATCCCATTCGACGCACCTCCATCGAGCTCGAGGACAAGGCCGCCGCGATGGATCGCATCGAAACCACGGTCCGTGACCGAGACGTCGAGGTCGACACCCTCGACGGCGTTCGCCTCGAGCACGAGGGTGGCTGGACCTTAATTCGGCCGAGTGGCACGGAATCGGTCGTGCGGATCACGGCCGAAGCGCGCGACCCTGAGCGCGCGGACGAACTGTTCGCCGAGGCGCGAGAACTCGTGCTCGAGGCGGCCGAGTAA
- the smc gene encoding chromosome segregation protein SMC yields the protein MYIKALVLDNFKSFGRKTKIPFYEDFTVVTGPNGSGKSNIIDAVLFALGLARTRGIRAEKLTDLIYNPGHEDSSSSSGPREATVEVILDNSDETLTRTQVVNAAGSDDVGEVDEIRIRRRVKETEDNYYSYYYLNDRSVNLSDIQDLLAQAGVTPEGYNVVMQGDVTEIINMTPYARRQIIDEIAGVAEFDAKKEDAFEELEVVEERIDEAELRIEEKRDRLGQLEDERQSALRYRRLRREKEEYEGYKKASELEEKREELTTAEDRADGLEDDLEELQRELDERQGTVVRLQEDLEDLNAEIERKGEDEQLRIKSEIEEIKGEISRLEDKIESSEAQIEEAEANRREAFVQIDRKQEQIEDLDGEMRDHKLEKASIKSEIQERESERTELEAEIDAVDTEFDELKADLAEHKDDLEEAKTEKNDLQREQDRLLDEARRRSNEISEKEDTIEHHREEIPEIESKRSELERELEKAEKNRENIAGVVDDLRDEKRRIQSDVDDVDDTIQAKQQEYAELEANAGESGDSSFGRAVTTILNAGIDGVHGAVAQLGNVAGEYAVACETAAGGRLANVVVSDDVIGQQCIDHLKSRNAGRATFLPMTDMNQRRLPNAPSDPGVVDFAYNLVDFDGQYADVFSYVLGDTLVVEDLETARSYMGDYRMVTLDGDLVEKSGAMTGGSGKGSRYSFTGGGEGQLERVAKQITELQEERESLRTDLRDVEERLDDARDRKTDAADEVRSIESKLEGLDDKRESIEADIETLEDELEELEAERESVDDRMTELADEIETKTAAVESIEADIDDLETELADSKIPELTAQIEELEDEIDEREERIADLDSKLNELSLEKEYAEDAIEDLHDDIETAQNRTAEHEDRIEELEAEIEDNEAKLEEKREAVEDLEEELTELKDERSDLKEELSGARTKRDQQQDRVNAVESKLEETRGRVSDLEWEIESLEGEVGEYDPEDVPDHETVLEMIEYLTADMEAMEPVNMLAIDEYDDVRSDLEELEDAKATLVEEAEGIRDRIEQYETQKKQTFMDSYDEIAEQFTEIFEKLSEGTGELHLEDEADPFEGGLTMKAQPGDKPIQRLDAMSGGEKSLTALAFIFAIQRHNPAPFYALDEVDAFLDAVNAERIGQMVDELSEKAQFVVVSHRSAMLDRSERAIGVTMQQDNVSAVTGIDLSEGSPEGEEVPAGD from the coding sequence ATGTACATCAAAGCACTCGTTCTGGACAATTTCAAGAGTTTCGGCCGGAAGACGAAGATCCCATTCTACGAGGACTTTACGGTCGTCACGGGACCCAACGGCTCCGGGAAATCGAACATCATCGACGCCGTACTTTTTGCGCTCGGATTGGCCCGCACGCGCGGGATCCGCGCGGAGAAACTGACCGACCTCATCTACAACCCGGGTCACGAGGACAGCAGTTCCTCGAGCGGCCCGCGCGAGGCGACGGTCGAGGTAATCCTCGATAACTCCGACGAGACGCTCACTCGCACGCAGGTCGTCAACGCCGCGGGTAGCGACGACGTCGGCGAGGTCGACGAAATCCGCATCCGACGCCGGGTCAAAGAGACCGAGGACAACTACTACTCCTACTACTACCTCAACGATCGCTCGGTCAACCTCTCCGACATTCAGGACTTACTCGCTCAGGCCGGCGTCACCCCGGAGGGCTACAACGTCGTCATGCAGGGCGACGTCACCGAGATCATCAACATGACGCCGTACGCGCGCCGACAGATCATCGACGAAATCGCCGGCGTCGCCGAGTTCGACGCGAAGAAAGAAGACGCGTTCGAGGAACTCGAGGTCGTCGAAGAGCGAATCGACGAAGCCGAACTCCGCATCGAAGAGAAACGCGACCGACTCGGCCAACTCGAGGACGAACGCCAGTCGGCACTGCGCTACCGACGGCTCCGTCGCGAGAAAGAGGAGTACGAGGGCTACAAGAAGGCCAGCGAACTCGAGGAGAAACGCGAGGAACTGACGACCGCCGAGGATCGGGCCGACGGCCTCGAAGACGACCTCGAGGAGTTACAGCGCGAACTCGACGAGCGCCAGGGAACCGTCGTTCGCTTACAGGAAGATCTCGAGGATTTGAACGCCGAAATCGAGCGCAAAGGAGAGGACGAACAGCTGCGGATCAAAAGCGAAATCGAGGAGATCAAAGGCGAGATTTCGCGCCTCGAGGACAAGATCGAATCCAGCGAGGCCCAGATCGAGGAGGCCGAAGCGAATCGCCGCGAAGCGTTCGTCCAGATCGATCGGAAGCAAGAACAGATCGAGGATCTCGATGGCGAGATGCGCGATCACAAACTCGAGAAGGCCTCGATCAAGAGCGAGATTCAAGAGCGCGAGAGCGAACGCACGGAACTCGAGGCCGAAATCGACGCCGTCGACACCGAGTTCGACGAACTCAAAGCCGACCTCGCGGAGCACAAAGACGACCTAGAGGAGGCTAAAACGGAGAAAAACGACCTCCAGCGCGAGCAGGATCGCCTGCTCGACGAGGCTCGTCGACGCTCGAACGAGATCAGCGAGAAAGAAGACACGATCGAGCACCATCGCGAGGAGATTCCCGAAATCGAGAGCAAGCGAAGCGAACTCGAGCGGGAACTCGAGAAGGCAGAGAAGAATCGCGAGAACATCGCCGGCGTCGTCGACGATCTCAGAGACGAGAAGCGACGGATTCAGTCGGACGTCGACGACGTCGACGATACGATTCAGGCGAAACAACAGGAGTACGCCGAACTCGAGGCCAACGCGGGAGAGAGCGGCGACTCGTCGTTCGGCCGCGCGGTGACGACGATTCTCAACGCGGGGATCGACGGCGTTCACGGCGCAGTCGCCCAACTGGGGAACGTGGCCGGCGAGTACGCCGTCGCCTGCGAGACGGCGGCGGGCGGGCGACTCGCGAACGTCGTCGTCAGTGACGACGTCATCGGCCAGCAGTGTATCGACCACCTCAAATCGCGCAACGCGGGGCGGGCGACGTTCCTCCCGATGACGGACATGAACCAGCGTCGGCTGCCGAACGCGCCCAGCGATCCGGGGGTCGTCGACTTCGCGTACAACCTGGTCGATTTCGACGGCCAGTACGCGGACGTCTTCTCCTACGTCCTCGGCGACACGCTCGTCGTCGAGGATCTCGAGACGGCCCGCTCGTACATGGGCGACTATCGGATGGTCACCCTCGACGGCGACTTAGTCGAGAAGAGCGGCGCGATGACGGGCGGTTCCGGCAAGGGCTCGCGCTACTCCTTTACCGGCGGCGGCGAGGGCCAACTCGAGCGCGTCGCAAAACAGATCACGGAGCTTCAGGAGGAACGCGAATCGTTGCGCACCGACCTCCGAGACGTCGAGGAGCGACTCGACGACGCTCGAGACCGGAAAACCGACGCGGCCGACGAGGTGCGTTCGATCGAGAGCAAACTCGAGGGGCTCGACGACAAACGCGAGTCCATCGAAGCCGACATCGAGACGCTCGAGGACGAACTCGAGGAACTCGAGGCCGAACGCGAATCGGTCGACGACCGGATGACCGAACTCGCCGACGAGATCGAGACGAAAACGGCGGCAGTCGAGTCGATCGAAGCCGATATCGACGACCTCGAGACCGAACTCGCGGACTCGAAGATCCCCGAACTGACGGCCCAGATCGAGGAACTCGAGGACGAGATCGACGAGCGCGAGGAGCGAATCGCGGATCTCGACAGCAAACTCAACGAACTGAGCCTCGAGAAGGAGTACGCCGAAGACGCGATCGAGGACCTCCACGACGACATCGAGACGGCCCAGAACCGAACGGCCGAGCACGAAGACCGAATCGAGGAACTCGAGGCCGAAATCGAGGACAACGAGGCGAAACTCGAGGAAAAACGCGAAGCCGTCGAAGACTTAGAGGAGGAACTCACCGAGTTGAAAGACGAGCGAAGCGACCTCAAGGAAGAGCTCTCGGGGGCCCGAACGAAACGCGACCAACAGCAGGATCGAGTCAACGCCGTCGAGAGCAAACTCGAGGAAACCCGCGGCCGAGTGAGCGACCTCGAGTGGGAAATCGAGAGCCTCGAGGGCGAAGTCGGCGAGTATGATCCCGAGGACGTACCTGACCACGAGACCGTCCTCGAGATGATCGAGTACCTGACGGCGGATATGGAGGCCATGGAGCCGGTGAACATGCTCGCGATCGACGAGTACGACGACGTTCGCAGCGACCTCGAGGAACTCGAGGACGCGAAGGCGACGCTGGTCGAGGAGGCCGAGGGGATCCGTGATCGGATCGAGCAGTACGAGACGCAGAAGAAACAGACGTTCATGGACTCCTACGACGAGATCGCCGAACAGTTCACCGAAATCTTCGAGAAACTCTCGGAGGGGACCGGCGAGTTGCACTTGGAGGACGAGGCGGACCCGTTCGAAGGCGGGCTGACGATGAAGGCGCAGCCGGGAGACAAACCGATTCAGCGTCTGGACGCGATGTCGGGCGGCGAGAAGTCGCTCACGGCGCTGGCGTTCATCTTCGCCATCCAGCGACACAATCCGGCCCCGTTCTACGCGCTGGACGAAGTCGACGCCTTCCTCGACGCCGTCAACGCGGAGCGAATCGGCCAGATGGTCGACGAACTCTCCGAGAAAGCTCAGTTCGTCGTGGTCTCCCACCGAAGCGCGATGCTCGATCGATCCGAGCGCGCCATCGGGGTCACGATGCAACAGGACAACGTCAGCGCCGTGACCGGCATCGACCTGAGCGAGGGCTCGCCGGAGGGCGAGGAGGTGCCCGCCGGTGACTGA
- a CDS encoding transcription factor S translates to MEFCDECGSMMKADDGVWECGSCGYSKPKGDTDEYVVTDSQEASEIIESSEETSLPETDALCPECGHDRAYWYMQQIRSADESETRFFICSECEYKWREDDN, encoded by the coding sequence ATGGAATTCTGCGACGAATGCGGTTCGATGATGAAAGCGGACGACGGCGTCTGGGAGTGTGGCAGCTGTGGGTATTCGAAACCCAAAGGTGACACGGACGAATACGTCGTCACCGATAGCCAGGAGGCGAGTGAGATTATCGAATCCTCCGAGGAGACCTCGCTTCCGGAAACGGACGCACTCTGTCCCGAGTGCGGTCACGACCGAGCGTACTGGTACATGCAACAGATTCGCTCCGCCGACGAGTCCGAGACGCGCTTCTTCATCTGCAGCGAGTGCGAGTACAAGTGGCGCGAAGACGATAACTGA